CCTCGGCGAGGTTCATTCGTCCATTTGCGAGTGCACGCAAAGAGAATTCGCCGGGGTCAGCCATTCGCGCTCCTAAAGAAAGACAAATGTCGATCACGTGTCGCAAGACGATCGGAGATCCGTGACAGCTGATCTCAATTACGTCCTCGCCCGTGAAGGAATTCGGTGCTTTGAAATATGTAATGATCGCCTCATCGATAACCTCATCGGTTGCAGGATCGAAAAGCGTTCTAAGAGAAGAAGTTCTAGGTCGAGGTGAGAATTCCGGGTTTCCCGAAAGTGCTCTCGCCAACAAAAGCGAGTCTGCGCCGCTCAAACGGATCATGCCGATCCCGCTTCGGCCAAGTGGTGTTGCAAGTGCGACGATCGTATCGCGCATAACTTGGTGCTGAATTTCGTGACGAAGGTCTCAGAGACCTGAACACCGTTGCTGAGGCTAACGACGAACTAGCAAAGGTCATTTCAGCCTGACCTGCAACCGGCGGTCACGGCCAGAGCCCACCGATTCGGTCACAAGATCTTCTTCGAGTTGTAAGGTTAGATGGATGACGCGGCGCTCAGTAGAATTCAGAACTCCGAAAGTGAACGGCCTGCCTTGCTTTCTCACCTGATCGCCAGCAAATCGTGCCATTGCCTGGAGTTCAGCCTTTCGTGAACGACGAAATCCTTCTGCGTCACAAATGATCCGGTGTTCACGGTCGAGTTCGCGGCCGAACATTTGGAACAATAGCACCTCAAGCGCGTCAAGCATTTCGGCATTTTCCGAAAGAGCCAATCCGGAATCCGGACCGCTGAGGTCAAGTAGGCAGCCTTCTTCGGTCCATTGTGCAGATACGCTCAGTTCGAATCCAAGATCGTTGATGATCTCAGACAAAAATGCCTCCGCCTTTTGACATGTTTCGTTCATACAAATGAGTTTACACAAAAAGACCAGCGTCGCAGAACTAAGATGTTGCCGGCTTCGCCTTTACTCTCTTTGCATTTTTTGGGATCGTTTCGACTACTTCAGCTGCCGGCGGCTCCGTCGGCTTATTGTAATGATTGATGATCATTTGCTGTCCGAAACTGACGATATTGCCAAAGAACCAATAGAGAAGAAGTCCAGACGGAGCTGACCACATGATCCAAAGCATCATTACGGGCATCAGGTAGGTCATCATCTTCTGCTGCATTTGCTGTTCGGGCGTTACAGCCGGCCCTGTTGGTGTGAACTTCATTGCCAGCACCATCGAGATCGCAAAGCCGAATTCCAACAAATGCCAAGGATCGCCGGACGAAAGGTCGGGGATCCATGCAAAGCTCGCCATGCGAGCCTGAAGTGAGATCGTGATCGCGGTATAGAAGGCAATCAGTAAAGGAAACTGCAGCAGCATCGGCAGGCATCCGCCGATCGGGAGAGCATCTTTGGTCAGCTTTAACTGATCCATCTGAAGCTGCCGCATCCGCGGATCGTCGCTCGGCACCCCTTTCTTCTGAAGCTCCTTCATTTTGTCTTGAAGCTCCTTCATCTTCGGCGCATTGCCGGCCGCTTTTTTGAAGGATTTCGACTGTTTCCATCTAAGCGGAAATAGGAGCGAATAGAACAGAAATGTGAAGATAATGATCGCAACACCATAGTTATGGGTGATCCCATTGAAAAAATGGAGTGCATACAGGATCGGGATAGAGAGCGGCTTAACGATCGCTCGAATGATGCTGTAATTACTAAAGTTGATCAGGTCGACGATGTCTACTTCACGACCTGCTGCCTGTGAGATCGGGGCGTCGAGCGTATTCAAAAGAAAATAGTCTTTCGAACCGGCAAATACCTGTGTCACCGTTCCGTCGCTGGTTATCGGAACGTGCGCGGTCACCAGATGGCGCGTTTCCTTGGTCTCGGCGTTTCTGATTACCCATTGGAAAATACTGCTGAAAAATGGTTCTGTCTGAACCTCGTATTTCGAAGCACGCAATTCAAGGCCTTGTGATCGAACCGCCGGGATCGCAGCCATCGCAAAATAAGCGTCGCCTACGCCTGCCCAATTCACCGATCCGGGAACTACCAATGAAGCTGTATTATTCGCGTTATATTCGAATGAGTAGTATCCCTGGTGCCGAACGATGTCATCATCGACGGCCGCGACGGCCTCAGACTCGATCTGGTAAAACGTATGGTGATTGATGGCGTGATCGCCGATGCTTGCACCGATGAGCAATTTCGTGTTCGGAACGGGCAGACCGCCGCGTTTGAGATCGACAGAGACGTCCGATAAATAACTATCCGCCCGAAATACAAACCTCTTCTTAACATCGATACCGCTGGCATCAGTCAGCGAAAACTCGATGGCTTTTTCTTCACCAGAACCAAGGTTGATCGCGTCCTCAGTTACAGATACCGCATAGTTTCGTTCATTGAGGATCGCATTCAGATTGGCGTCATCCGTGGAGAGTCGGAACGGCACCTCACGCGGTGACGATGTAAGGGCCTTCTCGGATATCAACTGCAGCGGCTTTGTTATGGTCCCATTCGAGCCGGCACCATATAATTCGTCGTCGCCTTTCTCTGTCCGGTTTCTCAAAAGGATCCAGCTCGTCGCGACACCGCCTTTTGAGTCGAGCTTCACTTCGTACAATGGAGATCTTATCGTGATGGTTCGATTCGGAGCCGTGTCGGGCGCGGCGGTTGTCGATTCGGGAACTGTGGCCGGCGTCGGTGCTGGCTGGAGTGGGTTTGTGTTTGACTCAGCGGTATTCGCCGCAGTGTTTGCGTTTTCAGCAGGTGGTTTTGGCGGCGGATTGAAATAAGACCAACCGAAAAGCACGAGCATTGAAAGAACTG
The DNA window shown above is from Chloracidobacterium sp. and carries:
- the yidC gene encoding membrane protein insertase YidC; this encodes MDTSNNQNQYRFLTAAVLSMLVLFGWSYFNPPPKPPAENANTAANTAESNTNPLQPAPTPATVPESTTAAPDTAPNRTITIRSPLYEVKLDSKGGVATSWILLRNRTEKGDDELYGAGSNGTITKPLQLISEKALTSSPREVPFRLSTDDANLNAILNERNYAVSVTEDAINLGSGEEKAIEFSLTDASGIDVKKRFVFRADSYLSDVSVDLKRGGLPVPNTKLLIGASIGDHAINHHTFYQIESEAVAAVDDDIVRHQGYYSFEYNANNTASLVVPGSVNWAGVGDAYFAMAAIPAVRSQGLELRASKYEVQTEPFFSSIFQWVIRNAETKETRHLVTAHVPITSDGTVTQVFAGSKDYFLLNTLDAPISQAAGREVDIVDLINFSNYSIIRAIVKPLSIPILYALHFFNGITHNYGVAIIIFTFLFYSLLFPLRWKQSKSFKKAAGNAPKMKELQDKMKELQKKGVPSDDPRMRQLQMDQLKLTKDALPIGGCLPMLLQFPLLIAFYTAITISLQARMASFAWIPDLSSGDPWHLLEFGFAISMVLAMKFTPTGPAVTPEQQMQQKMMTYLMPVMMLWIMWSAPSGLLLYWFFGNIVSFGQQMIINHYNKPTEPPAAEVVETIPKNAKRVKAKPATS